The proteins below are encoded in one region of Persephonella hydrogeniphila:
- a CDS encoding biotin--[acetyl-CoA-carboxylase] ligase, producing the protein MIIDKIDKKILEAIRGELVSGEKLSATLGISRTAVWKRIKKLEDLGYKIKHERKGYRLEKTTNYLLCTEIESILKTRWLGKNYIFFKQINSTNIFAKKEELEDGTVVLAETQTGGKGRKGRKWLSVEGKGLYFSIVLNRNIPINELMTFSFIFPVGVKKAIEKETGLKINIKWPNDLYLNNKKLAGFLIETEFEGNYLYKLVAGIGININHDLKDLQELKETATSLKIETGKEYDRKSLFGKILSEIENLVEEFDRKKVIEEVDKSLLWKGERVKLVDEGIEGVLVGLNSSGGIRVFTDNKIKDFYSGEITLRRAE; encoded by the coding sequence ATGATTATTGATAAAATAGATAAGAAGATCTTAGAAGCGATAAGGGGAGAGCTTGTATCTGGAGAAAAACTCTCTGCCACTCTTGGAATTTCAAGAACAGCTGTCTGGAAAAGAATAAAAAAACTTGAAGATTTAGGCTACAAAATAAAACATGAAAGGAAAGGATACCGATTAGAAAAAACAACAAATTATTTACTCTGTACAGAGATAGAAAGTATCCTGAAAACAAGGTGGCTCGGTAAAAACTACATATTTTTCAAACAGATAAACTCCACAAATATATTTGCAAAAAAAGAAGAGTTAGAAGACGGAACAGTAGTTCTCGCAGAAACACAGACAGGAGGAAAAGGCAGGAAAGGTAGAAAATGGCTATCTGTTGAGGGGAAAGGCCTTTATTTCTCCATAGTCCTAAATAGGAATATTCCTATAAATGAGCTTATGACCTTTTCTTTTATCTTTCCTGTTGGAGTAAAAAAAGCAATAGAAAAAGAAACAGGTTTAAAGATTAATATAAAATGGCCTAATGACCTTTATTTAAACAATAAAAAACTTGCAGGTTTTCTTATAGAAACAGAGTTTGAGGGAAACTATCTATACAAACTTGTGGCAGGTATAGGTATAAATATAAACCATGACTTAAAAGATTTACAAGAACTGAAAGAAACAGCTACATCTCTGAAAATAGAAACTGGAAAAGAGTATGACAGGAAAAGTTTATTTGGAAAGATACTATCAGAGATAGAAAATCTTGTTGAAGAATTTGATAGGAAAAAAGTGATTGAAGAAGTAGACAAAAGTCTTTTGTGGAAGGGAGAAAGAGTAAAGCTTGTAGATGAAGGGATTGAAGGAGTTCTTGTTGGACTAAACTCCTCAGGAGGAATAAGGGTATTTACCGATAATAAGATAAAAGATTTTTATTCAGGAGAAATCACATTAAGGAGAGCAGAATGA
- the hisH gene encoding imidazole glycerol phosphate synthase subunit HisH, which translates to MITVVDYGMGNLRSVAKALEKVGLQVKVSSNPEDIKNAKAIVVPGVGAFGDAMHNLERLGLLKPVLDSIKEGKPYLGICLGLQILFEYGYEFGEHKGLGVLKGKVIRFENKEGYKVPHMGWNQAWIKQEEGLFSGVKNGEYFYFVHSFYAVPSDSSDIASITDYSVDFCSAVQKENIWAVQFHPEKSQKAGLKILENFKSFVENGI; encoded by the coding sequence ATGATAACTGTTGTTGACTACGGTATGGGAAATTTAAGAAGTGTTGCAAAAGCTCTGGAAAAAGTAGGACTACAGGTTAAAGTATCATCAAACCCTGAAGATATAAAAAATGCAAAAGCTATTGTTGTTCCCGGAGTTGGTGCTTTTGGAGATGCGATGCACAATCTTGAAAGACTCGGTCTTTTAAAACCTGTCTTAGACTCTATAAAAGAAGGGAAACCGTATCTTGGTATATGTCTCGGTCTACAGATACTGTTTGAGTACGGTTATGAGTTTGGAGAGCACAAAGGGTTAGGAGTTCTGAAAGGAAAGGTAATAAGATTTGAGAATAAAGAAGGTTATAAAGTTCCCCATATGGGATGGAATCAGGCGTGGATAAAACAGGAAGAAGGACTTTTCTCAGGAGTAAAAAATGGAGAGTACTTCTATTTTGTACACTCTTTTTATGCTGTTCCATCAGATAGCTCTGATATAGCATCTATTACAGACTACTCAGTAGATTTCTGTTCTGCTGTACAAAAGGAAAATATATGGGCAGTTCAGTTCCATCCAGAAAAAAGTCAGAAAGCCGGTTTAAAAATTTTGGAGAATTTCAAAAGCTTTGTAGAAAATGGAATTTAA
- a CDS encoding D-2-hydroxyacid dehydrogenase, with product MKIVILDAKTLGDDIDLSIFEQFGDVEIYPTTTPAQLYERIEDADIIITNKVVIDKDAINAARNLKLICVAATGYNNVDVLYAKEKGIAVTNVAGYSTESVVQTTFGMLFYLLMHLRYYDEYVKSGQYAYSDIFTHLGKPFWEINGKRWGIIGLGTIGRRVAQVAESFGCDVIYYSTSGVEREEKYPRYPLDELLKTSDIVSIHAPLNEKTKNLITIKELGMMKDTAILLNLGRGGIVNEKDLAIALDSDLIGGAGLDVLEKEPIDPDNPLLKIQNKEKLLITPHIAWTSIEARRRLVNEIVENIRAFINGAIRNRVDLLT from the coding sequence ATGAAGATAGTTATCTTAGATGCAAAAACTTTAGGAGACGATATAGACCTTTCTATTTTTGAGCAGTTTGGAGATGTTGAGATATACCCTACAACAACACCTGCTCAGTTGTACGAAAGAATAGAGGATGCTGATATTATAATCACAAACAAAGTAGTGATAGATAAAGATGCTATTAATGCTGCAAGAAATCTAAAACTGATATGCGTTGCAGCAACTGGTTATAACAACGTTGATGTTTTATATGCAAAAGAAAAAGGTATTGCTGTAACAAATGTAGCAGGATACTCAACAGAAAGCGTAGTTCAGACTACTTTTGGTATGCTCTTTTACCTTCTTATGCACCTCAGATATTACGACGAGTATGTAAAATCCGGTCAATACGCATACAGTGATATATTTACACATCTTGGAAAACCATTCTGGGAAATAAACGGCAAAAGATGGGGGATTATTGGCCTTGGAACAATAGGAAGGAGAGTTGCTCAGGTTGCTGAGAGCTTTGGATGTGATGTTATATATTACTCTACATCAGGAGTAGAAAGGGAAGAAAAATATCCCAGATACCCATTAGATGAACTTCTTAAAACTTCAGATATAGTTTCTATACACGCTCCTCTAAATGAAAAAACAAAAAACCTCATTACCATAAAAGAGCTTGGAATGATGAAAGATACAGCCATTCTTCTTAATCTTGGCAGAGGTGGAATAGTAAATGAAAAAGACCTTGCAATAGCCCTTGACTCAGATTTAATTGGAGGGGCAGGACTTGATGTTTTAGAAAAAGAACCTATAGATCCTGACAATCCTCTGCTAAAAATCCAGAATAAAGAAAAACTCCTGATCACTCCCCATATAGCATGGACCAGTATAGAAGCAAGGCGAAGGCTTGTTAACGAGATTGTTGAAAATATCAGAGCATTTATAAATGGAGCCATAAGAAATAGAGTGGATTTACTCACATGA
- a CDS encoding diguanylate cyclase codes for MSVDLTKPLEIAEDVFWVGYVVPNDPFQCHVYLIRDGESSVLIDPGSMITFPVVLEKIFQVIPLRNIKYIIMHHQDPDIVGCYSTLESLFPKGKRFVVTHWRTKTLLKHYQWKTPFYLIDQHNWRLKTESRELEFVFTPYAHFPGAFCTYDKKTKTLFSSDIFGSISDRFFLFAEDDEEYYEGVELFHKHYMPSRIILNHALDKIEEKEPELIAPQHGSIIKKGMIKPIIERLRNLDCGLYMLDEKESNVFTLNKLDDLLKRVYRSVLSSSEFSIIAETLFENIKKEIPTVEKIVVTGKSPSVPVKEILVVEINDGKTLKKEFLTESVHFDSYVYKETLETEKDKIGDIYIFGKKLSDKDVEFLSLLFKHIKYALAVSLERELNYEFMEREKRELKTKALTDPLTGLYNRKYLFEYLRKSIKKSHTQNIPVSVAIIDLDYFKDINDTYGHLIGDCVLKQFSEIFKKAFRSSDCTSRYGGEEFVVVMPSSDLKNACNKIENFRKEIEEKTFCEEKGIKITVSAGVTEYKEGMTIKELLEKADKNLYTAKKMGRNAVVCK; via the coding sequence ATGTCTGTAGATTTAACAAAACCTTTAGAGATAGCAGAAGATGTTTTCTGGGTAGGATATGTTGTTCCCAATGATCCATTTCAGTGCCATGTATATCTGATAAGAGATGGAGAAAGCAGTGTACTGATTGACCCGGGAAGTATGATCACTTTCCCTGTGGTTCTGGAAAAGATATTTCAGGTAATACCTCTGAGAAATATCAAGTATATTATTATGCACCATCAGGATCCGGATATTGTAGGATGCTACTCTACACTTGAATCCCTTTTTCCAAAAGGAAAAAGATTTGTAGTAACCCATTGGAGAACAAAAACATTGCTTAAGCATTACCAGTGGAAGACACCTTTCTATCTTATAGACCAGCATAACTGGAGGCTAAAAACAGAAAGTAGAGAGTTAGAGTTTGTTTTTACACCTTATGCCCATTTTCCGGGAGCTTTCTGTACCTATGACAAAAAAACAAAAACACTTTTTTCAAGCGATATTTTTGGCTCTATTTCAGATAGATTTTTCCTGTTTGCAGAGGATGATGAAGAGTACTATGAAGGTGTTGAGCTCTTTCATAAACATTACATGCCAAGCAGAATAATTCTTAACCATGCGCTTGATAAAATTGAAGAAAAAGAACCTGAACTGATAGCCCCGCAGCACGGAAGTATTATCAAAAAAGGTATGATAAAACCGATTATCGAGCGTTTAAGAAATCTTGATTGTGGTCTTTATATGCTTGATGAGAAGGAGAGTAATGTTTTTACTTTAAATAAACTTGATGATCTTCTAAAAAGGGTTTACCGCTCTGTTTTATCATCTTCTGAGTTTAGTATTATCGCTGAGACCCTGTTTGAAAACATAAAAAAAGAGATACCTACAGTTGAAAAAATTGTTGTCACAGGTAAATCCCCTTCTGTTCCTGTAAAAGAGATTTTAGTTGTAGAGATAAACGACGGGAAAACTTTAAAAAAGGAGTTTTTAACAGAAAGTGTTCATTTTGACAGTTATGTTTACAAAGAAACACTTGAAACAGAGAAAGACAAAATAGGAGATATATATATCTTCGGAAAAAAGCTATCAGACAAAGATGTAGAGTTTCTCAGTTTACTTTTTAAGCATATAAAGTATGCCCTTGCTGTTAGTTTAGAGAGAGAACTGAATTACGAATTTATGGAAAGGGAAAAAAGGGAACTAAAAACAAAAGCATTAACAGATCCTCTCACAGGTCTGTACAACAGGAAATATCTGTTTGAGTATCTGAGAAAATCTATTAAGAAATCCCATACACAGAATATTCCTGTCTCTGTGGCAATAATTGATTTAGATTACTTTAAAGATATAAACGATACATACGGGCATCTAATAGGGGATTGTGTTTTAAAACAGTTTTCTGAGATATTTAAAAAAGCATTTAGAAGTTCCGACTGTACATCAAGATACGGGGGAGAAGAGTTTGTGGTGGTTATGCCGTCTTCAGACCTTAAAAATGCGTGTAACAAGATAGAAAACTTCAGAAAAGAAATTGAAGAAAAAACATTCTGCGAAGAAAAAGGAATAAAGATAACTGTAAGTGCAGGGGTGACGGAGTATAAAGAAGGTATGACAATAAAAGAACTTTTAGAAAAAGCAGATAAAAATCTTTATACAGCAAAGAAAATGGGAAGAAATGCTGTGGTATGCAAATGA
- a CDS encoding ABC transporter substrate-binding protein, translated as MKKFIILILIITASCIFDSKEYLKIGTNVWPGYEPLYLARELGYLKNIPVHLVEYSSASQVLRAYRNRRINGAALTLDEVLLLKDYGFEPVVVLVMDISNGADVIIGRKGINSVKDLKGKKIGVENTALGAYVLTRALEKYGLSVKQVKVIPLEVDEHYRWFKEGKVDAVVTFEPVKSKLLREGGKIIFDSSQIPGEIVDVLVVERDFLTKSPHVVKSVISSWFKAVDFMKNRKEEALKIIAEREHISPEELEKAYRGMIIPDRKTNIKLVDTGEPELKKVAKKLLKIMRQKKIISKEYIDIDSLFYTNIPVER; from the coding sequence ATGAAAAAATTTATTATTCTGATACTTATTATTACTGCATCTTGTATATTTGACAGTAAAGAGTATCTAAAAATAGGTACAAATGTGTGGCCGGGATATGAACCCCTTTATCTTGCCAGAGAGCTGGGGTATTTAAAGAATATACCGGTTCATCTTGTAGAGTACTCATCTGCGTCACAGGTATTGAGAGCTTACAGAAACAGGAGAATAAACGGAGCGGCTCTTACTCTTGATGAGGTTCTGTTATTGAAAGATTACGGTTTTGAACCTGTTGTTGTTCTGGTTATGGATATATCTAACGGAGCAGATGTGATAATAGGTAGGAAAGGAATAAACTCTGTTAAAGATCTGAAAGGTAAAAAAATAGGAGTAGAAAATACGGCATTAGGAGCTTATGTCCTGACAAGAGCCCTTGAGAAATACGGTCTTTCTGTGAAACAGGTAAAAGTTATTCCCCTTGAGGTTGATGAACATTACAGATGGTTCAAAGAGGGAAAAGTTGATGCTGTTGTGACTTTTGAGCCTGTAAAAAGTAAGCTTCTAAGAGAAGGAGGGAAAATCATATTTGACAGTTCTCAGATACCGGGGGAAATAGTTGATGTTTTGGTTGTAGAAAGGGATTTTTTAACAAAAAGTCCCCATGTTGTTAAGTCTGTTATCAGTTCGTGGTTCAAGGCTGTTGATTTTATGAAAAACAGGAAAGAAGAAGCTCTAAAAATAATAGCAGAGAGGGAACATATATCTCCTGAAGAATTAGAAAAAGCATACAGAGGGATGATAATACCTGATAGAAAGACTAATATAAAGCTTGTGGATACAGGTGAACCTGAACTCAAAAAAGTAGCTAAAAAGTTGCTTAAGATAATGAGACAGAAAAAAATTATTTCTAAAGAATATATAGATATAGACAGTCTGTTTTACACAAATATTCCGGTAGAAAGGTAA
- the bioF gene encoding 8-amino-7-oxononanoate synthase produces the protein MEFNSFLREKLQKIKDRDLYRERFILENGVIDFSSNDYLGLRDNPVTKGKLCKKIEKIPLGSGASALISGYTQIQQELETFLSEIKETESCLVVGSGYLANTGLLQAVITEKDTVFSDQYNHASIIDGIRLSKAKKVIYRHNDINDLEDKLKKNNSEGFKFIVTDGVFSMEGDIAPLKEIKYLSDKYKAILIIDDAHGTGVLGEGRGTVYHFGIKPDENLIQVGTLSKAVGSYGAFICGTEELIQFLINRMRTQIFSTALSPVQNFISLENLTIMMRQPERRRKVLELSKQLYEKAKEEGIDLNYHGTPILTLIVGEEKKALFVRDKLLENGIFVQAIRPPTVPEGSSRLRITVSYKHSENDINLLVKSLKNVLESYHG, from the coding sequence ATGGAATTTAACAGCTTTTTAAGGGAAAAGCTTCAAAAAATAAAAGACAGAGATCTGTACAGGGAAAGATTTATTTTAGAAAATGGAGTAATAGACTTTTCATCAAATGATTACCTCGGTCTCAGAGACAATCCTGTAACAAAAGGAAAACTGTGTAAAAAAATAGAAAAAATTCCTCTGGGGAGTGGAGCTTCAGCTTTAATATCAGGTTACACCCAGATACAACAAGAACTGGAAACTTTTCTGTCAGAGATAAAAGAAACAGAAAGCTGTCTTGTTGTAGGAAGTGGCTATCTTGCAAATACAGGTCTTCTTCAGGCAGTGATAACAGAAAAAGATACCGTATTTTCCGATCAGTATAACCATGCTTCCATCATAGATGGAATAAGACTTTCAAAAGCAAAAAAAGTGATATACAGACACAACGATATCAACGATCTTGAGGACAAACTCAAAAAAAACAACTCCGAGGGCTTCAAGTTCATAGTAACAGATGGCGTTTTCAGCATGGAAGGAGATATAGCTCCATTAAAGGAAATCAAATATCTGTCAGATAAATACAAAGCAATCTTGATTATTGACGATGCCCATGGAACAGGCGTGTTAGGAGAAGGAAGAGGAACAGTTTACCACTTTGGGATAAAACCTGATGAAAACCTTATACAGGTAGGGACTCTATCCAAAGCTGTAGGAAGCTATGGAGCCTTTATATGTGGAACAGAAGAGCTTATACAGTTTTTAATAAACAGGATGAGAACCCAGATTTTTTCAACAGCTTTATCTCCAGTGCAGAACTTTATCTCTCTCGAGAATCTCACTATTATGATGAGGCAACCTGAAAGGAGAAGGAAGGTTCTGGAACTATCAAAGCAGCTTTATGAAAAGGCAAAAGAAGAGGGAATCGATTTAAACTACCACGGTACTCCAATCCTGACATTGATTGTAGGAGAAGAAAAAAAAGCTCTGTTTGTAAGGGACAAACTTCTTGAAAACGGTATTTTTGTTCAGGCTATAAGACCGCCAACAGTTCCAGAGGGAAGTTCACGATTAAGGATTACTGTTTCATACAAACATTCCGAAAATGATATAAATTTACTGGTAAAATCTTTAAAAAATGTTCTGGAGAGTTACCATGGGTAG
- a CDS encoding PP2C family protein-serine/threonine phosphatase — translation MYKILFCMDIGMRDNQEDCMYIDGEIFQVNKMECPASKKVEKESLLVAVCDGMGGMSEGEKASRFVCQMLKKCSIPFSPEAVYRTLFRIQKKFETSGIIWSGTTVAGVLMEGNKSIIFNVGDSRVYKYTKDRLIYISHDHSYVQSLIDKGLISYEEAFYHPEKYIVEFGIGDVFASDWKSGKRPYIVEDILKKDEAYLVCTDGLSDYISDNEIYYLLYPEPFENFSNLIKAVEKVKSDNYSVALIGVNNTKTQRAHSY, via the coding sequence ATGTATAAAATTTTGTTCTGTATGGATATTGGTATGAGAGATAATCAGGAAGATTGTATGTATATAGACGGAGAGATCTTTCAGGTCAACAAGATGGAATGTCCTGCCAGTAAAAAAGTAGAAAAAGAAAGTCTGCTGGTAGCTGTATGTGATGGGATGGGAGGAATGTCTGAAGGTGAAAAAGCTTCCCGTTTCGTGTGTCAGATGTTAAAAAAGTGCAGTATCCCTTTTTCTCCAGAAGCCGTTTATAGAACTCTTTTCCGTATACAGAAAAAGTTTGAAACTTCTGGAATTATATGGAGTGGAACTACAGTTGCAGGTGTTCTTATGGAGGGAAATAAAAGTATTATTTTTAATGTAGGCGATAGTAGAGTATACAAGTACACAAAAGACAGACTGATTTATATTTCACACGACCACAGCTATGTACAATCTTTAATAGATAAAGGTCTAATCAGTTATGAGGAAGCATTTTATCATCCAGAAAAGTATATTGTAGAGTTTGGGATAGGAGATGTTTTTGCTTCTGACTGGAAATCAGGAAAAAGACCCTACATAGTGGAAGATATCTTAAAGAAAGATGAAGCGTATCTTGTGTGTACAGATGGTTTATCAGATTACATATCTGATAATGAGATATACTATCTTTTGTACCCTGAACCTTTTGAAAACTTTTCTAACTTAATAAAAGCTGTTGAAAAGGTAAAATCTGACAACTACTCTGTAGCTTTAATAGGTGTAAATAATACAAAAACACAAAGGGCTCATTCCTATTGA
- a CDS encoding EAL domain-containing protein, which translates to MFLDKLLLIFPIRVVFPIFISVVLILVGVFSGYVEIKESTRKLKQEKLKEVCSTAASFQEITEYLGEKGNTEFIERTLINISADPYIDVIFISSPDGKVIFSSMRKYIGKSYSTVIKETIPASYSYIFQAVKNFHRKTALFCKVLEKEGKIVALAPILFSYKEKDLRPSEIGFLFIAYRLDELISLHKTEIIKKILYQFGILFVIFIFVYIGFNKMIGERVNTIIKEVDRISRGELDVKIDLKGKDEFAFIAYVINQLVDRLNRYIKYDYLTGVLNRFGLEREVKRLLSENKDLWNVFIFIDIDNFKEVNDTFGHDVGDILLKKFAKKLSLVANGKVIGRLGGDEFIVFFQSQDKPYVEEMMENWMNELSGNIQIDEQIIHITLTAGVSIKKGEANFYDFLKESDIALYYGKKKGKKMFVIFNEELRLKEEKRIKLTEILKKSLENGDFYLVYQPIASLKTGKVVSVEALLRMKNDELGEVPPSEFIPILEETGLIREVGYWVLSEVCKQINVWSERGIKDISVSVNVDIQQLLDKNFVQNVESILNDSGVNPEKIKIEITESEAMKFPDIVIDVLSRLTDFGIEIAIDDFGTGYSSLSYLKLMPLSYIKIDRAFIKNIPTDKDDNILVLSIVNLAKSLGLKTIAEGVEERVQLLFLKEIGCDYIQGYYFSRPVLPDEIEEIIKTGKTVQA; encoded by the coding sequence ATGTTTTTAGATAAGCTACTGCTGATCTTTCCTATACGGGTAGTATTTCCAATTTTTATATCTGTTGTTCTGATTTTGGTTGGAGTATTCTCAGGATATGTGGAAATAAAAGAAAGTACCAGAAAACTAAAGCAGGAAAAATTAAAAGAGGTATGCAGTACAGCTGCATCTTTTCAGGAAATTACTGAGTATTTAGGAGAGAAGGGCAATACAGAATTTATAGAGAGGACTCTAATAAATATATCTGCTGATCCATATATAGATGTCATATTCATTTCTTCCCCAGACGGAAAAGTGATATTTTCTTCCATGAGAAAATATATCGGGAAAAGCTATTCTACCGTAATAAAAGAAACAATACCTGCTTCTTACAGTTATATCTTTCAGGCAGTAAAAAATTTCCACAGGAAAACAGCCCTGTTCTGTAAGGTTTTAGAAAAAGAAGGAAAAATTGTTGCTTTAGCCCCTATTCTCTTCTCTTACAAAGAGAAAGATTTAAGGCCTTCGGAGATAGGATTTCTTTTTATAGCTTACAGACTTGATGAGCTTATCTCTCTTCATAAAACGGAGATAATAAAAAAGATACTGTATCAGTTCGGAATCTTATTTGTTATTTTTATCTTTGTGTATATCGGTTTTAACAAAATGATCGGTGAACGGGTAAATACTATTATCAAGGAAGTTGATAGGATATCAAGGGGTGAATTGGATGTTAAGATAGACCTGAAAGGAAAAGATGAGTTTGCTTTTATTGCCTATGTGATAAATCAACTCGTAGACAGGCTAAATAGGTACATAAAGTATGATTACTTAACAGGTGTTCTAAATCGTTTTGGTCTGGAAAGGGAAGTGAAAAGGTTGCTCTCAGAGAATAAAGATTTATGGAATGTATTCATTTTTATTGATATTGATAACTTTAAAGAGGTTAATGATACCTTCGGTCACGATGTTGGAGATATTCTTCTAAAAAAGTTCGCAAAAAAACTAAGCCTTGTGGCAAACGGCAAAGTAATAGGAAGACTTGGAGGAGATGAGTTTATTGTCTTTTTCCAGAGTCAGGACAAACCTTATGTAGAAGAAATGATGGAAAACTGGATGAATGAGCTTTCAGGAAATATACAGATAGATGAGCAGATAATACATATAACACTGACAGCAGGAGTTTCTATAAAAAAAGGAGAAGCTAACTTTTATGACTTTCTTAAAGAGAGCGATATAGCTCTGTACTATGGAAAGAAAAAAGGTAAAAAGATGTTTGTCATCTTCAACGAGGAGCTCAGGCTAAAAGAAGAAAAAAGGATTAAACTTACAGAGATACTTAAGAAATCTCTCGAAAATGGAGATTTTTATCTTGTGTATCAGCCAATAGCCAGTTTAAAAACTGGAAAAGTTGTGTCTGTTGAAGCCCTACTACGTATGAAAAATGATGAGTTAGGAGAAGTTCCCCCTTCTGAATTTATACCTATCTTAGAAGAAACAGGTCTTATAAGGGAAGTTGGATACTGGGTTTTATCTGAGGTTTGTAAACAGATTAATGTATGGAGTGAGAGGGGAATTAAAGATATATCTGTTTCTGTTAATGTAGACATACAACAACTTCTTGATAAGAATTTTGTCCAGAATGTGGAAAGTATATTGAATGATTCCGGTGTAAATCCTGAAAAGATAAAGATTGAAATCACAGAAAGTGAAGCAATGAAGTTCCCTGATATAGTGATAGACGTACTGAGCCGCTTAACAGATTTTGGGATTGAGATAGCAATAGATGATTTTGGAACAGGGTATTCTTCTCTCAGCTACTTAAAACTGATGCCTCTTTCCTATATAAAGATAGACAGGGCTTTCATTAAAAATATTCCTACAGATAAGGATGATAACATACTTGTTCTGTCTATAGTTAATCTGGCTAAATCCCTTGGTCTGAAAACAATAGCTGAAGGTGTAGAAGAAAGAGTACAGCTTTTATTCCTGAAAGAGATAGGCTGTGATTATATACAGGGATACTATTTCAGCAGACCTGTTTTACCTGATGAAATTGAGGAGATCATAAAAACAGGAAAGACGGTTCAGGCATAA
- a CDS encoding nicotinate phosphoribosyltransferase — protein sequence MKVSEYHKKGLKNFVEEKPEEYKSLGFAKEGTHRVEFFVKTGNGAITDIKFSSSKRCKKLMAIADLVAEKLKGQKMDSLSINPDEILSFFNEEKEKDKMRNRLGIVLKALNLQ from the coding sequence ATGAAAGTATCTGAGTATCATAAGAAAGGATTAAAAAATTTTGTTGAAGAGAAACCTGAAGAGTATAAATCCCTCGGATTTGCAAAGGAAGGTACCCACAGAGTTGAGTTTTTTGTGAAAACAGGAAACGGAGCGATAACAGACATTAAGTTTTCTTCATCAAAAAGATGTAAAAAATTGATGGCAATAGCTGATCTGGTGGCTGAAAAACTGAAAGGACAGAAGATGGACAGCCTGAGTATAAACCCTGACGAGATCCTATCTTTTTTTAATGAAGAGAAAGAAAAAGACAAAATGAGAAACAGACTTGGTATTGTACTGAAAGCACTGAATTTACAGTAA